Proteins from one Camelina sativa cultivar DH55 chromosome 8, Cs, whole genome shotgun sequence genomic window:
- the LOC104707414 gene encoding dirigent protein 13-like — translation MAKQIYKQVLSSLIFLSVLLYQSNTVSSFRKSLDLAKPCKRFVFHLHNVAYDGDNTVNATSAAIVNPIGLGDFNFGKFIIMDNPVTMDENYLSKPVARVQGFFFYHGKSKYDTWLSWSVVFNSTEQKGTLNIMGENPFMEPTRDLPVVGGTGDFIMTRGIATFTTDHIDGNKYFRIKMDIKLYECYY, via the coding sequence ATGGCAAAACAAATCTACAAACAAGTATTATCCTCCTTGATCTTCTTGTCTGTTTTACTTTACCAATCCAACACCGTCTCATCTTTTCGAAAATCACTCGACCTAGCGAAACCATGCAAGCGTTTCGTCTTCCACCTCCACAACGTTGCCTACGATGGTGATAACACTGTTAATGCCACATCAGCAGCAATTGTCAACCCTATCGGACTAGGAGACTTCAATTTCGGGAAGTTTATAATCATGGACAACCCTGTGACAATGGACGAGAACTATCTCTCCAAACCGGTGGCTCGTGTTCAAGGCTTTTTCTTCTACCACGGTAAGTCGAAATACGACACTTGGCTCTCTTGGTCAGTAGTATTCAATTCAACAGAACAGAAAGGGACATTGAACATAATGGGTGAAAATCCGTTTATGGAGCCGACCAGAGACCTACCGGTCGTTGGTGGGACTGGCGACTTCATCATGACTCGTGGGATCGCTACGTTTACGACCGATCACATTGATGGCAATAAGTATTTCCGTATCAAGATGGATATTAAACTCTATGAATGTTACTACTAA